From one Amaranthus tricolor cultivar Red isolate AtriRed21 chromosome 17, ASM2621246v1, whole genome shotgun sequence genomic stretch:
- the LOC130804300 gene encoding ankyrin repeat-containing protein At5g02620-like isoform X2, translating into MEINLETRLNKAFCENRDDEVIRLCSMTAEGALLKCSVHNHTVLHVACYSKKFQLANQLIEQLPENMLCELPYRTNNWGCTILHDASTSNKGLDLVRKLLQIAPQLLHARNNWGETAVFQTSRYGKWKNFEFLAGEVDKFCEVHKEVDHLQFFQRDDKTTILHMAILAGNYDIALTIARKYPHLFGVRAQDRMTALQLLACSPTAFKSGTKLGFLRELVYSSVSADDQQILENEGAKANSIIHKALTFILDTVRMMKKRHENALKLAKILIESDTSWKDTYKPCAEVIPVIIDTNTISSHKFGEEGWSSRTQKETKGDSLSDRKSSVNNLYPQVEDDIESSKTSHSMLDNDETPLHLAVKKGCIEIVDEILDVFPQAVGYLNHVRQNLFHVAIKHRNLSIFKLVDRGFPLVRGHLRDTDDEGNSILHMVGSAREVLVDGKLKSPVLQLSEDLLLLEYLKKLCPSCLVNHRNNQMLTADELFALNNETLRTEAKEWLKRTAEHCTVVIVLVATVAFAAAYTIPGGPNQQTGVPLLLGQPFFLVFTMTDVLSLGFALTAVVIFLSILTSSYQLKDFKRSLPQKLLLGFSLLFLSVSMMMVAFAATVILMINNREHWTKIAVYAVAFFPVCIFVLSYIPLYIELANTFQYWVKKIGNSLPRLACGRS; encoded by the exons ATGGAGATCAATCTCGAGACAAGGCTAAACAAGGCGTTTTGCGAAAATAGAGACGATGAGGTTATTAGGCTTTGCAGTATGACAGCAGAGGGTGCACTACTTAAGTGCAGTGTGCACAATCACACAGTGCTTCATGTAGCATGTTACTCGAAAAAATTTCAGTTGGCGAATCAACTTATCGAACAATTACCCGAAAATATGCTCTGTGAGCTGCCTTATCGGACGAACAATTGGGGTTGCACCATACTACATGATGCATCCACATCCAACAAAGGTCTAGACCTTGTAAGGAAGTTGCTTCAGATAGCACCTCAGCTGCTGCACGCTCGAAACAACTGGGGCGAGACTGCTGTGTTTCAAACTTCCCGTTATGGAAAGTGGAAGAATTTCGAGTTTCTGGCAGGGGAAGTTGATAAGTTTTGTGAAGTACATAAAGAAGTTGATCATCTTCAGTTTTTCCAAAGAGATGATAAGACCACAATTCTTCATATGGCTATTCTTGCAGGAAATTATG ATATAGCGCTTACAATAGCAAGGAAGTATCCACATTTATTTGGTGTACGAGCTCAAGATCGGATGACTGCCCTTCAATTACTTGCATGTAGTCCTACAGCTTTTAAATCCGGAACTAAATTGGGGTTTTTAAGAGAGCTTGTCTACTCAA GTGTTTCTGCTGATGACCAACAGATCTTGGAAAACGAAGGGGCGAAGGCAAATAGCATCATCCATAAAGCTCTTACATTCATATTAGACACTG TTCGGATGATGAAAAAGCGTCATGAGAATGCACTAAAGCTTGCTAAGATTTTGATCGAGTCTGACACTTCATGGAAAGACACATACAAGCCATGTGCGGAGGTAATACCTGTTATAATCGACACGAATACCATATCAAGTCACAAGTTCGGAGAAGAGGGTTGGTCGAGTAGGACACAAAAAGAAACCAAGGGTGATAGTTTGAGTGATAGAAAGTCTTCAGTAAACAATCTCTACCCGCAAGTGGAAGATGACATAGAAAGCTCGAAAACGAGTCATAGTATGTTAGACAATGATGAGACTCCATTGCATTTGGCAGTTAAGAAAGGTTGTATCGAGATTGTTGATGAAATACTTGACGTTTTCCCTCAAGCAGTGGGCTATCTAAACCATGTTCGACAAAACTTGTTTCATGTAGCGATAAAACATCGAAATTTAAGTATTTTCAAGCTTGTAGACAGAGGATTTCCTCTTGTTAGGGGACACTTAAGAGATACTGATGATGAGGGTAACTCTATCCTACACATGGTTGGATCTGCAAGGGAGGTTCTTGTTGATGGGAAGTTGAAAAGTCCTGTTCTTCAATTGTCTGAAGACTTGCTTCTGTTGGAG TACTTGAAAAAGTTATGTCCTAGTTGCTTGGTTAATCACCGGAATAATCAAATGCTAACTGCTGATGAACTATTTGCTCTGAACAATGAAACACTTCGTACTGAGGCAAAGGAATGGCTAAAGAGAACCGCAGAACACTGCACCGTCGTTATTGTTCTTGTCGCTACTGTCGCCTTTGCTGCTGCTTACACGATACCAGGAGGCCCGAATCAACAAACTGGTGTTCCGCTCCTCCTTGGACAGCCTTTCTTCTTAGTCTTTACCATGACAGATGTGCTTTCTCTGGGGTTTGCTTTGACTGCTGTCGTCATATTTTTGTCGATCCTCACATCGTCTTATCAGTTAAAGGACTTCAAAAGGTCTCTTCCGCAGAAATTATTGTTGGGTTTTTCGCTTCTGTTTTTATCTGTATCGATGATGATGGTTGCGTTTGCAGCGACTGTTATACTCATGATAAATAACAGAGAACATTGGACTAAGATCGCGGTTTATGCTGTCGCTTTTTTTCCTGTTTGTATCTTTGTGCTGTCTTATATTCCTCTTTACATTGAGCTTGCTAATACTTTTCAGTATTGGGTTAAAAAGATCGGTAATTCCCTCCCTCGACTCGCCTGTGGTAGAAGCTAA
- the LOC130804300 gene encoding uncharacterized protein LOC130804300 isoform X1 — protein sequence MEINLETRLNKAFCENRDDEVIRLCSMTAEGALLKCSVHNHTVLHVACYSKKFQLANQLIEQLPENMLCELPYRTNNWGCTILHDASTSNKGLDLVRKLLQIAPQLLHARNNWGETAVFQTSRYGKWKNFEFLAGEVDKFCEVHKEVDHLQFFQRDDKTTILHMAILAGNYDIALTIARKYPHLFGVRAQDRMTALQLLACSPTAFKSGTKLGFLRELVYSSVSADDQQILENEGAKANSIIHKALTFILDTGTPCCILPLMEEVRMMKKRHENALKLAKILIESDTSWKDTYKPCAEVIPVIIDTNTISSHKFGEEGWSSRTQKETKGDSLSDRKSSVNNLYPQVEDDIESSKTSHSMLDNDETPLHLAVKKGCIEIVDEILDVFPQAVGYLNHVRQNLFHVAIKHRNLSIFKLVDRGFPLVRGHLRDTDDEGNSILHMVGSAREVLVDGKLKSPVLQLSEDLLLLEYLKKLCPSCLVNHRNNQMLTADELFALNNETLRTEAKEWLKRTAEHCTVVIVLVATVAFAAAYTIPGGPNQQTGVPLLLGQPFFLVFTMTDVLSLGFALTAVVIFLSILTSSYQLKDFKRSLPQKLLLGFSLLFLSVSMMMVAFAATVILMINNREHWTKIAVYAVAFFPVCIFVLSYIPLYIELANTFQYWVKKIGNSLPRLACGRS from the exons ATGGAGATCAATCTCGAGACAAGGCTAAACAAGGCGTTTTGCGAAAATAGAGACGATGAGGTTATTAGGCTTTGCAGTATGACAGCAGAGGGTGCACTACTTAAGTGCAGTGTGCACAATCACACAGTGCTTCATGTAGCATGTTACTCGAAAAAATTTCAGTTGGCGAATCAACTTATCGAACAATTACCCGAAAATATGCTCTGTGAGCTGCCTTATCGGACGAACAATTGGGGTTGCACCATACTACATGATGCATCCACATCCAACAAAGGTCTAGACCTTGTAAGGAAGTTGCTTCAGATAGCACCTCAGCTGCTGCACGCTCGAAACAACTGGGGCGAGACTGCTGTGTTTCAAACTTCCCGTTATGGAAAGTGGAAGAATTTCGAGTTTCTGGCAGGGGAAGTTGATAAGTTTTGTGAAGTACATAAAGAAGTTGATCATCTTCAGTTTTTCCAAAGAGATGATAAGACCACAATTCTTCATATGGCTATTCTTGCAGGAAATTATG ATATAGCGCTTACAATAGCAAGGAAGTATCCACATTTATTTGGTGTACGAGCTCAAGATCGGATGACTGCCCTTCAATTACTTGCATGTAGTCCTACAGCTTTTAAATCCGGAACTAAATTGGGGTTTTTAAGAGAGCTTGTCTACTCAA GTGTTTCTGCTGATGACCAACAGATCTTGGAAAACGAAGGGGCGAAGGCAAATAGCATCATCCATAAAGCTCTTACATTCATATTAGACACTG GTACACCTTGCTGCATATTACCCTTGATGGAAGAAGTTCGGATGATGAAAAAGCGTCATGAGAATGCACTAAAGCTTGCTAAGATTTTGATCGAGTCTGACACTTCATGGAAAGACACATACAAGCCATGTGCGGAGGTAATACCTGTTATAATCGACACGAATACCATATCAAGTCACAAGTTCGGAGAAGAGGGTTGGTCGAGTAGGACACAAAAAGAAACCAAGGGTGATAGTTTGAGTGATAGAAAGTCTTCAGTAAACAATCTCTACCCGCAAGTGGAAGATGACATAGAAAGCTCGAAAACGAGTCATAGTATGTTAGACAATGATGAGACTCCATTGCATTTGGCAGTTAAGAAAGGTTGTATCGAGATTGTTGATGAAATACTTGACGTTTTCCCTCAAGCAGTGGGCTATCTAAACCATGTTCGACAAAACTTGTTTCATGTAGCGATAAAACATCGAAATTTAAGTATTTTCAAGCTTGTAGACAGAGGATTTCCTCTTGTTAGGGGACACTTAAGAGATACTGATGATGAGGGTAACTCTATCCTACACATGGTTGGATCTGCAAGGGAGGTTCTTGTTGATGGGAAGTTGAAAAGTCCTGTTCTTCAATTGTCTGAAGACTTGCTTCTGTTGGAG TACTTGAAAAAGTTATGTCCTAGTTGCTTGGTTAATCACCGGAATAATCAAATGCTAACTGCTGATGAACTATTTGCTCTGAACAATGAAACACTTCGTACTGAGGCAAAGGAATGGCTAAAGAGAACCGCAGAACACTGCACCGTCGTTATTGTTCTTGTCGCTACTGTCGCCTTTGCTGCTGCTTACACGATACCAGGAGGCCCGAATCAACAAACTGGTGTTCCGCTCCTCCTTGGACAGCCTTTCTTCTTAGTCTTTACCATGACAGATGTGCTTTCTCTGGGGTTTGCTTTGACTGCTGTCGTCATATTTTTGTCGATCCTCACATCGTCTTATCAGTTAAAGGACTTCAAAAGGTCTCTTCCGCAGAAATTATTGTTGGGTTTTTCGCTTCTGTTTTTATCTGTATCGATGATGATGGTTGCGTTTGCAGCGACTGTTATACTCATGATAAATAACAGAGAACATTGGACTAAGATCGCGGTTTATGCTGTCGCTTTTTTTCCTGTTTGTATCTTTGTGCTGTCTTATATTCCTCTTTACATTGAGCTTGCTAATACTTTTCAGTATTGGGTTAAAAAGATCGGTAATTCCCTCCCTCGACTCGCCTGTGGTAGAAGCTAA